In Gossypium raimondii isolate GPD5lz chromosome 12, ASM2569854v1, whole genome shotgun sequence, a single window of DNA contains:
- the LOC105764214 gene encoding ADP,ATP carrier protein 3, mitochondrial, producing MADGSKRPSVFHKMHGQSYFISRLTPSLPAQNYNMTGAYTNGGIHVALQPSRHSTGLAYMPTVSPIFVQAPSEKGFTGFMVDFLMGGVSAAVSKTAAAPIERVKLLIQNQDEMIKAGRLSEPYKGITDCFARTIKDEGVIALWRGNTANVLRYFPTQALNFAFKDYFKRMFNFKKDRDGYWKWFAGNLASGGAAGASSLLFVYSLDYARTRLANDNKAAKKGGQRQFNGLVDVYRKTIQSDGIAGLYRGFNISCVGIIVYRGLYFGMYDSLKPVVLVGGLQDSFLASFLLGWGITIGAGLASYPIDTVRRRMMMTSGEAVKYKSSMAAFSQIIKNEGAKSLFKGAGANILRAVAGAGVLAGYDKLQVLFLGKKYGSGGG from the exons ATGGCAGATGGATCAAAGCGTCCATCAGTGTTCCATAAAATGCATGGCCAGTCCTATTTCATTTCCAGGCTTACGCCTAGCTTGCCTGCTCAGAATTATAACATGACTGGTGCCTATACCAATGGAGGAATTCATGTTGCTTTACAGCCATCACGTCATTCCACTGGGTTGGCATATATGCCCACTGTTTCTCCCATATTTGTACAAGCTCCATCAGAGAAAGGTTTTACTGGTTTTATGGTGGATTTCCTCATGGGAGGAGTGTCTGCAGCTGTTTCCAAGACAGCTGCTGCTCCGATTGAGCGGGTAAAACTTTTGATCCAAAATCAGGATGAAATGATCAAAGCTGGGCGGTTGTCTGAACCATACAAGGGAATTACTGACTGCTTTGCCAGGACTATTAAGGATGAAGGTGTCATTGCTCTTTGGAGAGGCAACACTGCCAATGTTCTCAGATACTTCCCCACACAG GCTTTGAACTTTGCCTTCAAGGATTATTTCAAGAGGATGTTCAACTTCAAGAAGGACAGAGATGGCTACTGGAAATGGTTTGCAGGGAACTTGGCATCTGGTGGTGCTGCTGGTGCTTCATCACTTCTTTTTGTTTACTCTCTGGATTATGCTCGTACACGTTTGGCTAATGATAACAAGGCTGCTAAAAAGGGTGGTCAGAGGCAGTTTAATGGTTTAGTTGATGTCTACAGGAAGACCATCCAATCTGATGGCATTGCTGGTCTTTACCGAGGGTTCAATATCTCATGTGTTGGAATTATTGTTTACCGTGGACTTTACTTTGGAATGTATGATTCTTTGAAGCCTGTTGTTTTGGTTGGTGGATTGCAG GATAGTTTCTTGGCAAGTTTCTTGTTGGGTTGGGGTATCACAATAGGTGCTGGACTGGCATCTTATCCAATTGATACGGTACGTAGAAGAATGATGATGACTTCTGGAGAAGCAGTGAAATACAAGAGCTCGATGGCAGCATTTtctcaaatcatcaagaatgaAGGTGCCAAATCGCTGTTCAAGGGTGCTGGTGCAAACATTCTTCGTGCAGTTGCAGGGGCTGGTGTGCTTGCTGGCTATGACAAGCTGCAAGTCCTTTTCCTTGGGAAGAAATATGGATCTGGTGGCGGCTAA